CTTCGCGCTGCCGTACTGGGGCTGGGACACCCCCGCCGGCATGGGGATCCCCGCCGTCTTCAAGGGGGACGACGACAACCCGCTGTTCGACCCCTACCGGAACATGGACAACAACGACGCCCTCATCGACCTCGACTACCTGAAAACTCCCCGACGGCCGACCGTCCCGTTCACGCCGCCGCCGGTGTCCGACGCCGCCGCGCGCCAGGCCTACGACGACGCCGTTCGGACCAACCTTGCCACCGTATACATTCAGCAAATCCGTGACGGCAAGGGGCCTCGTGCGTTCCTCGGCGAGAAGCTCTGCAGCGAGGCGAGCTCCCGGGTGAAGGAGGTGAACGAGCGTTCCAAGAGGCGGCAGGGCGCCGGCGCGCCGAAGGTGAAGGCGAGCAACGCGCAGGGCACGCTGGAACGGATGGCGCACACGACGGTGCACGTGTGGGCCGGCAGGTCGAGCCCCAAGGCTCCGGCGACCTGCACGGTGGACGGCGGCGGGGTGGTGGCGCACGACGGCAAGCCGCACTGCAACAACGACATGGGGTTCCTGGGCACGGCGGGGAGGGACCCGCTCTTCTACTCGCACCACGCCAATGTCGACCGGATGTGGCACCTCTGGTCCACCAAGCTCGGCGGCAAGGGCTTCGACGACGCGGAGTGGCTCGACACCAGCTTCGTCTTCTACGACGACGTCAAGAGCCCGCGGCTGGTGCGGATGAAGTTCCGCGACGTGCTCGACGTCACCAACCTCGGCTACACCTACGACAAGGAGTCGGAGGCGGCGCTGCCGTGGCTCAAGAGCAAGCCCACCCGGTTCTCGTCCGGCAAGacgccgtcgtcgtcggtgcCGGCGGCGGAGCCCAAGGTGGCGTCGGAGTTCCCGCTGACGCTGACGAAGGAGGCGGTGGACGTGCCGTCGGTGGCGATCCCGGCGAAGCAGCCAGGGAAGGACCTGGTGCTGCTCATCGAGGGCATCGAGTACGACCCGCAGATCAACAACAAGTTCGACGTGATCATCAACGTGCCCAAGGAGGACGCCGGCAAGGTGGGGCCCAAGGACTGCGAGTACGCCGGCAGCTTCACCGCCGTGCCGAGCTCCAACGCCGCCGGCGGGACGCTCGTGGGGAAGGTCACGCTCTTCATCGACGGGGTGCTGGCCGACCTCGGGCTCACCAACGAGAGCGCCGTCGACATCGTGCTGGTTCCTCACACCGACGAGGAGATCAAGATCTACCTGCCGCCGACCATCGAGAACGCATGAGAACGCATTGCTGGCTGTTATcttcgccgcgccgccgccggccggtgACTGAGCAGCGGCGGCGATTTCTTTTTAATAAGGTTTAAAAATAAATTAGTAAAATGTTCTACTCCTGCCGTTTGATTATTGTGTTTGTAAGTTTTTAATAAACTGGATGAAATGAAACTCCGGCACATTGCGGCGGGACAGTAATATATGGAATGCATGATTCTTGCTACATGTAGGTAGGTTTTGAGAAATTGCATATATAGTCCGATGTGGAAATTAATGTTGATTTcaatgaatatatatatagttgaAAGTTCAGAACATTTCGATTGATTTACGTGGACATTTAGCGGTGTATCTGAAAGAAATTGCAGACTTGaaggagatttttttttttgctgcaaTGAATTTAATTTGCAAACTAAATTCAATATGCACCGAAGTACACGTTCATGTAGTGGTCTTTGAACGCAAGTACACACCTTATCTTCATGA
This window of the Sorghum bicolor cultivar BTx623 chromosome 7, Sorghum_bicolor_NCBIv3, whole genome shotgun sequence genome carries:
- the LOC8071139 gene encoding polyphenol oxidase II, chloroplastic, with the protein product MATPSAAASSSFLVPATTAVASTPSACPSTLPKKNAAGAGRRRHRTMQCRASSGGGRRGDGDDVDSRLLWLPRRQVLTGLSGVAAGFVGYPDDLASIALALEANPVESCRRGEKVTDKIVECSDPNRGFPCPPATRIPVVDFTPEPKVTRIRQPAHLLDAEYQAKYKEAVRKMRALDKSNPLSFAAQAAVHESYCDGHYRLDPSEKNRPFDVHFSWIFAPWHRMYIYFYERALGDLIGDDTFALPYWGWDTPAGMGIPAVFKGDDDNPLFDPYRNMDNNDALIDLDYLKTPRRPTVPFTPPPVSDAAARQAYDDAVRTNLATVYIQQIRDGKGPRAFLGEKLCSEASSRVKEVNERSKRRQGAGAPKVKASNAQGTLERMAHTTVHVWAGRSSPKAPATCTVDGGGVVAHDGKPHCNNDMGFLGTAGRDPLFYSHHANVDRMWHLWSTKLGGKGFDDAEWLDTSFVFYDDVKSPRLVRMKFRDVLDVTNLGYTYDKESEAALPWLKSKPTRFSSGKTPSSSVPAAEPKVASEFPLTLTKEAVDVPSVAIPAKQPGKDLVLLIEGIEYDPQINNKFDVIINVPKEDAGKVGPKDCEYAGSFTAVPSSNAAGGTLVGKVTLFIDGVLADLGLTNESAVDIVLVPHTDEEIKIYLPPTIENA